A genomic window from Struthio camelus isolate bStrCam1 chromosome 2, bStrCam1.hap1, whole genome shotgun sequence includes:
- the OTUD6B gene encoding deubiquitinase OTUD6B isoform X2: MKNAVPKNDKKRRKQLADEVAKLEAELEQKHKEELKQLKEALPEQNKLDSVADGVAHLELEGLEQQIQHPRISKAQKRREKKAALEKEREERIAEAEIENLTGARHLESQKLASLLAARHLEIKQIPSDGHCMYRAIEDQLKDHHNSWTVATLRSQTAKYMQSHFDDFLPFLTNPNTGDMYSREEFEKYCDDIANTAAWGGQLELRALSHILQTPIEVVQMDSPPIIVGEEYSGKPIILVYMRHAYGLGEHYNSVKLLTDTATENGS; encoded by the exons ATGAAAAATGCTGTTCCCAAGAATGATAAAAAGAGACGAAAACAGCTGGCTGATGAAGTTGCCAAACTGGAGGCAGAACTTGAACAGAAGCACAAGGAGGAAttaaaacagctgaaagaagCTTTACCTGAGCAGAATAAG ctAGATTCTGTAGCTGACGGGGTTGCACATTTAGAGCTTGAAGGACTTGAGCAACAGATTCAGCACCCTCGAATATCAAAAGCGCAGAAGAGGCGG gaaaaaaaagctgccttggagaaagaaagagaagaaaggattgCTGAAGCAGAGATAGAAAATTTAACAGGTGCTAGACATCTTGAAAGTCAGAAACTTGCCTCCCTGTTGGCAGCAAGACACCTGGAGATTAAACAGATCCCATCAGATGGCCATTGCATGTACAGAGCTATTGAAGATCAGCTCAAGGATCACCACAATTCCTGGACTGTTGCAACTCTCAGGAGCCAAACAGCAAAGTATATGCAAAGTCATTTTGATGATTTCCTACCATTTTTAACAAACCCCAATACTGGAGACATGTATAGCAGAG aggaatttgaaaaatattgtgaTGATATAGCAAATACAGCTGCATGGGGCGGTCAGCTGGAA CTAAGGGCTTTGTCACACATTTTGCAAACACCTATTGAAGTAGTGCAGATGGATTCCCCTCCCATTATTGTTGGTGAAGAATATTCAGGCAAACCAATAATACTTGT gTATATGAGACATGCCTACGGATTAGGAGAGCATTACAATTCTGTAAAACTTCTAACAGACACTGCTACAGAAAATGGCAGCTAG
- the OTUD6B gene encoding deubiquitinase OTUD6B isoform X1, translating to MEGSGDEEPGADGPLQQLVKRQRKEKRELQAKIQGMKNAVPKNDKKRRKQLADEVAKLEAELEQKHKEELKQLKEALPEQNKLDSVADGVAHLELEGLEQQIQHPRISKAQKRREKKAALEKEREERIAEAEIENLTGARHLESQKLASLLAARHLEIKQIPSDGHCMYRAIEDQLKDHHNSWTVATLRSQTAKYMQSHFDDFLPFLTNPNTGDMYSREEFEKYCDDIANTAAWGGQLELRALSHILQTPIEVVQMDSPPIIVGEEYSGKPIILVYMRHAYGLGEHYNSVKLLTDTATENGS from the exons ATGGAGGGCTCCGGGGACGAGGAGCCGGGGGCGGACGGGCCGCTGCAGCAGCTCGTGAAGCGGCAGCGCAAGGAGAAGCGGGAGCTGCAGG CCAAAATTCAAGGTATGAAAAATGCTGTTCCCAAGAATGATAAAAAGAGACGAAAACAGCTGGCTGATGAAGTTGCCAAACTGGAGGCAGAACTTGAACAGAAGCACAAGGAGGAAttaaaacagctgaaagaagCTTTACCTGAGCAGAATAAG ctAGATTCTGTAGCTGACGGGGTTGCACATTTAGAGCTTGAAGGACTTGAGCAACAGATTCAGCACCCTCGAATATCAAAAGCGCAGAAGAGGCGG gaaaaaaaagctgccttggagaaagaaagagaagaaaggattgCTGAAGCAGAGATAGAAAATTTAACAGGTGCTAGACATCTTGAAAGTCAGAAACTTGCCTCCCTGTTGGCAGCAAGACACCTGGAGATTAAACAGATCCCATCAGATGGCCATTGCATGTACAGAGCTATTGAAGATCAGCTCAAGGATCACCACAATTCCTGGACTGTTGCAACTCTCAGGAGCCAAACAGCAAAGTATATGCAAAGTCATTTTGATGATTTCCTACCATTTTTAACAAACCCCAATACTGGAGACATGTATAGCAGAG aggaatttgaaaaatattgtgaTGATATAGCAAATACAGCTGCATGGGGCGGTCAGCTGGAA CTAAGGGCTTTGTCACACATTTTGCAAACACCTATTGAAGTAGTGCAGATGGATTCCCCTCCCATTATTGTTGGTGAAGAATATTCAGGCAAACCAATAATACTTGT gTATATGAGACATGCCTACGGATTAGGAGAGCATTACAATTCTGTAAAACTTCTAACAGACACTGCTACAGAAAATGGCAGCTAG